The region TAGAACGCTTGGTTCCCGGCATTCCGGTTCGAGTCGATTTGGACTCGCAGCCGCTTGTGCCGGTGCCGGGATCGTATGCCGATGGCCAGCAGAAGCTGGACTGAACCGACCCGCCGCCCCAAATAGCTCACTCATCGTGCAACGGAACACACCTTCGGTGCTATCGGAATAAGTTATCGCCATGGATCCCATACGCTTCGCAATCGACAACCCTGTCAAAACAGCGGTCGGAATCTTGATGGTCTTGCTCTTCGGGGCACTCGCATTGAGCGCGATCCCTGTCCAACTCACCCCCGACGTTGATCGACCGGTGATCACTGTTCGAACGAATTGGCCCGGGCGGAGCCCCGAAGAGATCGAACGGTCGATCATCATTGAACAAGAGGAAAAGCTGAAATCCGTTCAAGGCCTTTGGAAGATGACTTCACTGGCAAGCTTGGGCAGTTCAACGATTACCCTGGAGTTCAACGTCGGTGCCGCCTCCGATCGTGTGCTTCAAGATGTCGCCAACAAACTTGACGAAGTATCCGAGTATCCTGAGGACGCGGATCGTCCGGTCATCGACATGGCCGACACCGCCAGTGACAACGCAATCGCCTACCTTCTGCTTCAAGCTGACGATCCTGAGTTTCAGGTCGCAACGTTCTACGACTACGCCGATCGTTTTTTGAAGCCCAGCTTGGAACGGATCGACGGGGTCGCCGAAATCGACATCAAAGGCGGTCGCGAGCATCAGGTTCAAGTCCGTTTCGATCCGAAAGAACTCGCCCGACGTGACCTCGCGATTTCCGACGTCGCTGCGGCGCTTCGCCAAGATAACATCAACGTTTCGGCCGGTGACATGGCCGGCGGCCGACAAGATGTCCGTTTCCGCGTCGTCGAACAGTTCGATTCGTTGACACGTCTACGCGAAACGGTGATCAAGTATGACGACGCCGGGAGCCCGATTCGCGTTGCCGACGTCGCCAGGGTCAATTTAGTACTGGAAAAGACAGTTCACTTTGACCAATGCAAAGGCAAGACGTCGATGACGATTTTTGTCAAACGTAAAACCGGAAGTAACGTGCTCGACATCATCGAAGATGTCAATCGAGTGGTCAATGAAATGAATGCCGAGGGCGGTGTCTTGCGGTCCTTTAAAAATGATCGCTACGGTTTACGACTTCGCAACGCGTTTGATGATTCACACTACATCCATAGCGCAATCAGTTTGGTCCGAGACAACTTGTTTATCGGTGGCGGGTTGGCGATCGCAGTGTTGTTGCTGTTTCTGCGCAGTATTCGATCGACGATGATCGTTTCACTCGCGATCCCCATTTCGGTGATCGGAACCTTTGTTGTTCTCTGGCTGACCGGTCGTAATCTGAATGTGATTTCACTGGCGGGCCTGAGCTTCGCCGTTGGGATGGTCGTCGACAATGCCATCGTGGTTTTGGAAAACATCGATCGATATCTAAAGTCCGGCTTGGACGTTCGAACGGCGACACTGCGCGGCGCCCGCGAAGTTTGGGGGGCGATCCTAGCATCGACTTTGACAACGATCGCGGTGTTCGCGCCTGTGCTAACGATCCAAGATGAAGCAGGACAACTGTTCTACGATCTAGTACTCGCCATCTGCGCCGCAGTCGGGTTTTCGTTGATCGTCTCGATCACCGCTATCCCGATGGCGGCGTCGTTGATTCTTCGTCCGGTCACCAATAACGACGACCTAGCCACGCCAACAACGAGCGGTCGAATCATCCACGGGACATTTGGAATTCATAACCTATTTGGATTGGCATCCGTGTTTGCGTGGCTGACCGATCGATGGGCTGGATTGATTCATCTGCTAACGTTCCGAAGCTTGTCGAGTGCATGGCTACGGCTACTGCTAATCTCGTCGACGATGGCTCTGTCGGTATTGCTTAGTCTGTGGTGGATGCCGCCGGCAAGTTATCTGCCCAACGGCAACAAGAACTTCACGTTCTGCAGAATGTCGACTCCGGCGGGATATTCCGTCATGGAAAACTATTCCGTCGGCCAGCGGATTGAGCAAGAGTTACGACCGTTTTGGAATGCGACGACCAGCGAAGAAGCGTCGTCGCATGGGCCGATCACGGATCAACGATCAGGCAAAATCTACACGGACATTCCGGCGCTCAAAGAATTTTTCTTCGTCGTCGCCCGGGGCAGCGTGTTCATGATCGGCATCAGCGACGATCCGGAAAACGTCGAACCGATCGCGGCTGTCTTCAATCGCGCCTTCGGCGTCGTGCCGGCTAGCAAGGGTGTGACTTCACAAGCATCGATTTTTGGCCGAGGGTCGGGTAGTTCAAACGCCGTTGACATTGAAGTTCGCGGCAACGAAATGAAGCGACTAAAAGAGGCATGTAGCCACCTAGAGTCGGAACTACAGCGAGAGTTTTCGCGTTTTTCCGTGCGAACGTCCCCGGGAAACTTCAACGAAGCTGGCCCGGAGCTGCAAATCCAGGTGAATGAGGAAGTCGCGAAACGGTTGGGGCTCAATGCCACCGAGCTATCGACCGCGGCCCGATCAATCATCGATGGCGCGTTCGTCGGTGACTTTGATTTCGAAGGGGATAACATCGATCTGATTTTGATTCGCGATCCGGCGATCGAGCTAACTCCCGAGGAAATCGCGGACGTCCCTGTGACCGTTCGCGATTCGGTGGGAACGCCAATGACGGTGCCGTTTGGTCAAATCGTGACCTTCAATCGTAGTGAAGCCTCACAGGAAATACGCCGAGTCGAACAACAGCGGGCGATCGCTTTGACCGTCACGCCTCCGAAGGACGTGGCGCTCGAAGAGGCTCAGACGCGGATCTTGGAAATTGTCGACCAAGCTCGAACTTCGGGAAAACTTGGCAACGACATGTTCGTTTCGTTATCCGGGAACGCTGATCGTTTGTCCGATGTGCGAAAACTGCTGATGGGAAATTGGGACGGTTGGAACCGCGATTCGTTGTTGAGTGTGGTGACCAGTCGATTCTTTATCGCGCTGCTGATTACTTATTTGTTGCTAGCCGCACTCTTCGAAAACTTTATCTACCCGTTGGTGATCCTATTGACCGTACCGTTAGCCACCGTCGGTGGTTTTGCCGGTCTGGCGATCGTTCACTCGATTGATCCGACGCAGCAGTTGGACGTGCTGACGATGCTCGGTTTCGTGATACTGATTGGGGTGGTTGTCAACAACGCGATATTGATCGTGCATCAAGCGTTGAATTTTATGCGGGGCGAAAGTGATGAGGTGGATGCCGGTCAGAGAGAACCGATGAGTCCGCGAGAGGCCATCGCAATGTCCGTCCAGACACGGGCGAGACCGATTTTCATGACGACTTGCACCAGCGTGTTCGGCATGTTGCCGTTGGTGATCGCACCGGGGGCCGGCAGCGAACTGTACCGCGGACTTGGAGCGATCGTGGTCGGCGGCCTAACGACGTCGACCTTTTTCACCCTGTTGATCGTGCCGCTGTTTTTTAGTCTGGTGATCGATCTTCGCGAAAAGACTGCAAACGCGTTTCGTCCGTCCTAAAATGCGGAAATGGACTCTGAAATCTCACGCATTCTCAGCAACCTTGAACATGGCGACCCGGCGGCGGCAAGCGAATTACTGCCGCTGGTATACGAAGAACTACGTCGGCTCGCTTCGTCACGAATGAGGCGAGAGAACGCGGCGCAGACGCTGCAGCCGACGGCATTGGTGCACGAAGCATACTTGCGGCTGATCGGACGCGAGCACGTTCGTTGGGACGGAAAGTCACACTTCTTTGCCGCGGCGGCCGAGGCGATGCGCCGGATTTTGATCGAACACGCGCGACGGCGAAACACACTGAAACGAGGTGGTGATCGCCAACGATTCGAAATCGATCGATCCGACGGGGTTGTCAACGTCGAGAACGCGGACGAACTGCTCGACCTTGATGCGGCACTGACTCAGCTTGCCGTCGACGAACCAGAACTTGCCAAGTTGGTGGAACTGCGCTATTTCGCCGGCCTTTCGGTCGAGGAAGCCGCCGAAGTGCTGGCAATGTCGCCTCGTTCGGTGAAGCGGCATTGGGCCTACGCTCGAGTCTGGCTAGCGCGAGCCATGGACGTTGATAAATAGTGATCGTGATGTCAAACCGAACTGAAAAATCAATCTTTTTTGAAGCTCTCGAAATCGATCATCCGGCCCAGCGAGATGCGTTCTTACGGCGTGTTTGTGATCACGACGATGCACTTTATGACTCCGTCACGGATTTGTTGAATCGGCATGAAGGGGCATCTATCTGTATCGACCGACCGATCGTCGGTGAGTTTGGCTCCCCGACACAAGGCGATGAAACCATTGACCAGCCATTCCACCATGATTTCTCATCACACTTCGATGCCGGCACCCTCATTGGCAACTACAAACTGCGTGAACTGATCGGGGAAGGTGGGTTCGGGTTGGTGTTCGTGGCCGATCAGCTCAAGCCGGTCAAACGCCGGGTCGCACTGAAGTTAGTGAAGCCTGGAATGGAATCGCAGGAGGTCCTCAATCGCTTCGAAGCCGAACGTCAGGCACTTGCCATGATGGATCATCCCAGCATCGCACGAGTGTTTGATGCGGGGGCCACCGATACGGGACAGCCATACTTTGTTATGGAACTCGTTCGTGGCATTCCCCTCACTACCTTTTGTGATAACCATCGGTTGGGGATGGATGATCGACTGGATTTGTTGATCAAGATCTGTCATGCCGTCCTGCATGCCCATCAAAAGGGTATCATCCATCGCGACCTTAAACCTAACAATGTGTTGGTCACACTTCAGGACGGAAAGCCACTTCCCAAGGTCATTGACTTTGGCGTCGCCAAAGCAATTGGTCAGCGGCTCGCTTCTGAAACGATTTACACACGCTTCACCGCGATGGTCGGTACGCCTGCATACATGAGTCCCGAACAGGCGGAGATGACAAACGCCGGCGTCGACACCCGATGCGATATCTATGCGTTGGGGGTCTTGATGTACGAATTGCTCACCGGATCCCCACCGCTTTCCAGCGAGCGACTGCAAACCGCTGGGTTTGATGAATTGCGGCGAATGATTCGTGAAGAGGAACCCGAACGCCCGAGCAAGCGTGTGAGTTCGCTTGACCAAGCTCGTCGAACGACGGTATCGATGGTGCGTCACACCGATCCGACGCGATTAGAAAGCATGTTGCAAGGCGACTTGGACTGGATCGCAATGAAGGCACTCGAGAAAAACCGTGAACGCCGTTACGCAACGGCCGCGGAACTAGCCGAAGATTTGACACGTTATTTGACCGGGGATCCCGTGCTAGCTCGGCCCCCAACGCTCGCGTATCGGTTGTCTCGGTTTGCCAAACGAAACAAAGTTACCATTGTCTCAACGGCACTGATCGCGTTGTCTTTGATGGTCGGGACGGCGGTCAGTGCTTGGCAAGCTTCGGTGGCGACCGAGCAGCGTGATCGAGCGACCGATGCCTTGGGTAAAGCCCGCCGATCGGAAAGTTTTGCGATTCAAGCTCGGCAGGACTTGCAGGAGTTCGTCGATCGCCTCAAACGAGCGAATTCGCTGCTGGCGATCGGCCGAGCCCATGTCGAAGCGGGGCGGCTTGGTGATGCGTTTGCAGTATATGGAGAAGCGATCGAAACCCAACCACACTTCTATCAAACCTGGGCCGAACGGGGATCATTCTACGCTAGGCACGGTCTTTGGAAACTCGCAGCAAACGACTTCATCCGGGCGGTCGAACTGGGCGGTGTCACCAACCAACCCGATTTTTTGGGAGTCCCACAATTGCTGTGGTTTGTCGGCGAGCGCGAAATTTACGGCGAAATCTACGACAAATTGTCAGCTCTCGAAGAAGATCGTTTCTCCGTCGAAGCCCGCGGACGACTGGTCAATCAAATCAGCCGAGATGACGCCGCCGAACTAGCAAGCTTTGCAGAGTCAAAACTGAAAGTGGGAGGCTACGGTGATTGGGATCGAATGCCAGATCCGCAGGATTGGTCGGCGATGCGTCGTCGTCAAATGGGCGCTCCACTCGGTGCACAGCTCTATCTCGCCGGTTGGGCTCACTTAGAAGCAAAGAACTATTCACAAGCGATCACACGTCTGAAGCAAGCTGAAATGGAGACGTTTGATTGGCGCGGAAGCGGTATCTCGGCCCCCCTGATCGCGCTCGCCTATGAACGCCAAGGCGAACACGAACAAGCGATGAAGATGCTGAGCGAATGCGATTCCATCATGGAAAAGTTCTTGGCCTTGGCCGAGGAGCGACGGGATTTTACGCCCAACATGCCGTGGTTCGACTGGTTGGATTTTCTGATCAACTATCGGAAAGCAAGTCAAGAGATCGCCCATCGCCAAATCGATATCAATGGTCG is a window of Roseiconus lacunae DNA encoding:
- a CDS encoding efflux RND transporter permease subunit gives rise to the protein MDPIRFAIDNPVKTAVGILMVLLFGALALSAIPVQLTPDVDRPVITVRTNWPGRSPEEIERSIIIEQEEKLKSVQGLWKMTSLASLGSSTITLEFNVGAASDRVLQDVANKLDEVSEYPEDADRPVIDMADTASDNAIAYLLLQADDPEFQVATFYDYADRFLKPSLERIDGVAEIDIKGGREHQVQVRFDPKELARRDLAISDVAAALRQDNINVSAGDMAGGRQDVRFRVVEQFDSLTRLRETVIKYDDAGSPIRVADVARVNLVLEKTVHFDQCKGKTSMTIFVKRKTGSNVLDIIEDVNRVVNEMNAEGGVLRSFKNDRYGLRLRNAFDDSHYIHSAISLVRDNLFIGGGLAIAVLLLFLRSIRSTMIVSLAIPISVIGTFVVLWLTGRNLNVISLAGLSFAVGMVVDNAIVVLENIDRYLKSGLDVRTATLRGAREVWGAILASTLTTIAVFAPVLTIQDEAGQLFYDLVLAICAAVGFSLIVSITAIPMAASLILRPVTNNDDLATPTTSGRIIHGTFGIHNLFGLASVFAWLTDRWAGLIHLLTFRSLSSAWLRLLLISSTMALSVLLSLWWMPPASYLPNGNKNFTFCRMSTPAGYSVMENYSVGQRIEQELRPFWNATTSEEASSHGPITDQRSGKIYTDIPALKEFFFVVARGSVFMIGISDDPENVEPIAAVFNRAFGVVPASKGVTSQASIFGRGSGSSNAVDIEVRGNEMKRLKEACSHLESELQREFSRFSVRTSPGNFNEAGPELQIQVNEEVAKRLGLNATELSTAARSIIDGAFVGDFDFEGDNIDLILIRDPAIELTPEEIADVPVTVRDSVGTPMTVPFGQIVTFNRSEASQEIRRVEQQRAIALTVTPPKDVALEEAQTRILEIVDQARTSGKLGNDMFVSLSGNADRLSDVRKLLMGNWDGWNRDSLLSVVTSRFFIALLITYLLLAALFENFIYPLVILLTVPLATVGGFAGLAIVHSIDPTQQLDVLTMLGFVILIGVVVNNAILIVHQALNFMRGESDEVDAGQREPMSPREAIAMSVQTRARPIFMTTCTSVFGMLPLVIAPGAGSELYRGLGAIVVGGLTTSTFFTLLIVPLFFSLVIDLREKTANAFRPS
- a CDS encoding sigma-70 family RNA polymerase sigma factor, yielding MDSEISRILSNLEHGDPAAASELLPLVYEELRRLASSRMRRENAAQTLQPTALVHEAYLRLIGREHVRWDGKSHFFAAAAEAMRRILIEHARRRNTLKRGGDRQRFEIDRSDGVVNVENADELLDLDAALTQLAVDEPELAKLVELRYFAGLSVEEAAEVLAMSPRSVKRHWAYARVWLARAMDVDK
- a CDS encoding serine/threonine-protein kinase, translated to MSNRTEKSIFFEALEIDHPAQRDAFLRRVCDHDDALYDSVTDLLNRHEGASICIDRPIVGEFGSPTQGDETIDQPFHHDFSSHFDAGTLIGNYKLRELIGEGGFGLVFVADQLKPVKRRVALKLVKPGMESQEVLNRFEAERQALAMMDHPSIARVFDAGATDTGQPYFVMELVRGIPLTTFCDNHRLGMDDRLDLLIKICHAVLHAHQKGIIHRDLKPNNVLVTLQDGKPLPKVIDFGVAKAIGQRLASETIYTRFTAMVGTPAYMSPEQAEMTNAGVDTRCDIYALGVLMYELLTGSPPLSSERLQTAGFDELRRMIREEEPERPSKRVSSLDQARRTTVSMVRHTDPTRLESMLQGDLDWIAMKALEKNRERRYATAAELAEDLTRYLTGDPVLARPPTLAYRLSRFAKRNKVTIVSTALIALSLMVGTAVSAWQASVATEQRDRATDALGKARRSESFAIQARQDLQEFVDRLKRANSLLAIGRAHVEAGRLGDAFAVYGEAIETQPHFYQTWAERGSFYARHGLWKLAANDFIRAVELGGVTNQPDFLGVPQLLWFVGEREIYGEIYDKLSALEEDRFSVEARGRLVNQISRDDAAELASFAESKLKVGGYGDWDRMPDPQDWSAMRRRQMGAPLGAQLYLAGWAHLEAKNYSQAITRLKQAEMETFDWRGSGISAPLIALAYERQGEHEQAMKMLSECDSIMEKFLALAEERRDFTPNMPWFDWLDFLINYRKASQEIAHRQIDINGRLESLQSKALQAIAGTVPTP